One stretch of Candidatus Zymogenus saltonus DNA includes these proteins:
- a CDS encoding MoaD/ThiS family protein has translation MINVRLFGGLKQHTGGAKRIELAFEDVKSVEDILHTMRIPKGEVGQVLINGTPMESSRTFNDTVSDGDEVDFYPISAGG, from the coding sequence ATGATAAACGTCAGGCTTTTTGGCGGCCTAAAGCAGCACACGGGCGGAGCAAAGAGGATCGAGCTTGCGTTCGAGGACGTCAAGAGCGTCGAAGATATTCTGCATACCATGAGAATTCCAAAGGGAGAGGTGGGCCAGGTCCTAATCAACGGCACTCCCATGGAATCTTCCCGAACTTTCAATGATACCGTTTCAGATGGCGATGAGGTGGATTTCTATCCTATCTCCGCAGGGGGATAG
- a CDS encoding aldehyde ferredoxin oxidoreductase family protein, with protein MNGGYLNKVLRVNLTEETSRVESLEDGFIRKYLGGRSLALYYLLRETAPGLDPLSEEIPIIFATGALTGNSGPAIPRYTVVTKSPLTGGLGASEAGGFWGPELKFAGYDALIVEGRAKKPVYIWIKDDAVEIKDAGKVWGLGTYEAQNLIKEEVGEKRARIAIIGPAGENLVRFANVGNELGHYNGRNGLGAVMGSKNLKAVAVRGSGKLMVFDEKRLKGIAREFAKSFKENSLGNTLFEYGTTATVEALAGFGALPTRNWDTGVFEGVENLFADVYNEKLLIGRKGCYACPIRCKRVVDVKDERFSVNSEYGGPEYETIGALGSNMGIDDLNVVAKGNELANHYGLDTISLGMTISFAAKCFEEGIITEEDTGGLRLRFGDADSFLKAIELIAKREGFGDLMAEGTARMAEKIGRGSEKFTLTVKGQEAPMHDPRTKISVGIAYATSDIGIDHMVAPHDGFFTDSESWSFNNARRLGIKEPTGLFDMTKTKVKNFAILNRYYRMIDVIGCCCFGFAPRGPMDIETFLDMINAITGWDTDFEELLKCGERSLTMSRIYNFREGFTEKDDTLPKKFYEKMADGPYKGKLAIDGDKFAELVRLFYEDLNWEGETGRPTKEAVESLGLSDLI; from the coding sequence ATGAACGGGGGATACTTGAATAAAGTATTGCGGGTAAATCTTACCGAAGAAACAAGCAGAGTGGAGAGTCTCGAAGACGGCTTCATCAGGAAATACCTCGGCGGGAGGAGCCTCGCCCTTTATTACCTATTGAGGGAGACAGCCCCGGGCCTCGATCCCTTATCCGAAGAGATCCCGATCATTTTCGCGACCGGGGCGCTCACCGGAAACTCCGGCCCCGCAATACCGAGGTATACCGTCGTCACGAAGTCCCCGCTGACGGGGGGCCTCGGGGCCTCGGAGGCGGGCGGCTTCTGGGGGCCGGAGCTCAAGTTTGCCGGGTACGACGCCCTGATAGTGGAGGGTAGGGCGAAAAAGCCGGTCTATATTTGGATTAAGGACGACGCCGTCGAGATAAAAGACGCGGGGAAAGTCTGGGGCCTCGGGACATACGAGGCACAGAATCTGATAAAGGAGGAGGTGGGGGAAAAGAGGGCCAGGATCGCGATTATCGGACCGGCCGGGGAAAACCTGGTCAGGTTCGCCAACGTCGGAAACGAGCTCGGCCACTACAACGGCAGGAACGGCCTGGGCGCCGTCATGGGGAGCAAGAATCTGAAGGCTGTGGCGGTAAGAGGGTCGGGAAAGCTAATGGTCTTCGACGAGAAGAGGCTAAAAGGTATCGCCCGGGAGTTCGCGAAGAGTTTCAAGGAAAACAGCCTCGGAAACACCCTCTTTGAATACGGCACTACTGCGACTGTGGAGGCCCTCGCCGGATTCGGGGCGCTCCCCACCCGGAACTGGGATACCGGGGTCTTTGAGGGGGTCGAGAACCTCTTTGCCGACGTATACAACGAGAAGCTGTTGATCGGGAGGAAGGGGTGTTACGCCTGTCCTATCAGATGCAAGAGGGTCGTCGATGTAAAGGACGAGAGGTTCTCGGTGAATTCCGAATACGGCGGGCCGGAGTACGAGACTATCGGGGCGCTGGGGTCGAACATGGGGATAGACGACCTGAACGTGGTCGCCAAGGGAAACGAGCTTGCCAATCACTACGGGCTTGACACAATCTCCCTGGGCATGACAATCTCCTTTGCGGCGAAGTGCTTCGAGGAGGGGATTATTACGGAGGAGGACACGGGGGGTCTCAGGCTCAGGTTCGGGGACGCCGATTCGTTCCTGAAGGCGATAGAGCTTATAGCGAAAAGGGAGGGCTTCGGCGACCTGATGGCGGAGGGCACAGCAAGGATGGCGGAGAAGATAGGGAGAGGCTCGGAGAAGTTTACACTCACCGTCAAGGGGCAGGAGGCCCCAATGCACGACCCGAGGACAAAAATCAGCGTCGGAATCGCCTACGCCACATCGGACATAGGGATCGACCACATGGTCGCCCCCCACGACGGATTTTTTACCGATTCCGAGTCTTGGTCGTTTAATAACGCAAGGAGGCTGGGAATCAAAGAGCCGACGGGGCTTTTCGATATGACAAAGACGAAGGTGAAAAACTTCGCCATTTTAAACCGCTATTATAGAATGATAGACGTGATAGGGTGCTGCTGCTTCGGCTTCGCCCCCAGAGGCCCGATGGATATCGAAACGTTTCTGGATATGATAAACGCGATAACGGGATGGGATACCGACTTCGAGGAGCTTCTGAAGTGCGGCGAGAGGTCGCTAACGATGTCGAGGATATACAACTTCAGGGAGGGATTCACCGAAAAAGACGATACCCTCCCCAAGAAGTTTTACGAGAAGATGGCCGATGGACCTTACAAGGGGAAGCTTGCCATCGACGGGGACAAGTTCGCCGAGCTGGTAAGGTTGTTTTACGAGGATCTCAACTGGGAGGGGGAGACGGGCCGTCCGACGAAGGAGGCGGTTGAGTCCCTCGGCCTCTCCGATTTGATCTGA
- a CDS encoding metallophosphoesterase family protein, with protein MRIAVISDVHGNLPALKVFFDHIDKLKIDRTLCLGDLVGYNPWPNECVGMVREGGIPTIMGNHDRVASGIEEPDHFNLAAKRAILWTREALSGDKRDWLSKLPERLLVNNQIVLVHGSPSNPNEYIFSADSAIYNMEFMTEQFGVSLCFFGHTHVVAAYSLKSKEVSFLEGDTINIEDEVQYLINPGSIGQPRDGDPRAAFLIFDEEEKRVEFHRFPYDIDRVYKAIIDTGQDEFLGKRLYLGR; from the coding sequence ATGAGAATTGCGGTAATATCCGATGTCCACGGCAACCTTCCAGCCCTTAAGGTTTTTTTTGATCATATAGACAAGCTGAAGATCGACAGGACCCTGTGTCTCGGCGATCTCGTGGGCTACAATCCCTGGCCGAACGAGTGTGTCGGGATGGTGAGGGAAGGAGGTATCCCGACCATCATGGGCAACCACGACAGGGTGGCGTCCGGGATCGAGGAGCCGGATCATTTCAACCTCGCCGCGAAAAGGGCGATACTCTGGACGAGAGAGGCCCTGAGCGGGGACAAACGGGACTGGCTCTCCAAACTCCCGGAGAGACTGCTCGTGAATAATCAAATTGTCCTGGTTCACGGCTCTCCGTCGAATCCGAACGAGTATATTTTCTCGGCCGATTCGGCCATCTATAACATGGAATTTATGACGGAGCAGTTCGGGGTGTCTCTCTGTTTTTTCGGGCACACCCATGTTGTGGCGGCTTATTCACTCAAATCGAAAGAGGTCTCTTTCCTTGAAGGGGATACGATAAATATCGAAGATGAAGTTCAGTATCTGATAAATCCGGGGAGCATCGGCCAGCCCAGGGACGGCGATCCCAGGGCCGCCTTCCTCATATTTGACGAGGAGGAGAAGAGAGTCGAGTTTCACCGCTTCCCGTACGATATTGATCGTGTGTACAAGGCGATAATTGACACGGGTCAGGATGAATTCTTGGGCAAGAGGCTTTATTTGGGGAGATAA
- a CDS encoding acetate--CoA ligase family protein: MDIIKKAVKEGQKSLSEHESKLFLKSYGITVTKEELASSPEEAIKIAKEIGYPVVLKGNSPELTHKTEMNVVELNLSNDDEVRAAYDRIMKTGVVPKGGILVQEMIKGQRELVIGLTRDPQFGPCVMFGLGGIYTEILKDVSFRVAPLTEYDAMQMMEEISAKKILDEFRGKPAVNKKLLAEALISVGKIGLEHEAVKEIDINPLIILGDKPIAVDALVILGNGKDK; encoded by the coding sequence ATGGACATCATTAAGAAGGCCGTCAAAGAGGGCCAAAAGAGCCTCTCGGAGCATGAGTCGAAGCTGTTTCTGAAATCGTACGGGATAACCGTAACGAAGGAGGAGCTGGCGTCTTCCCCTGAGGAGGCGATAAAGATCGCAAAGGAGATAGGATACCCGGTGGTGCTTAAAGGGAACTCCCCGGAGCTTACCCACAAGACGGAGATGAATGTCGTCGAGCTGAACCTGTCAAACGACGACGAGGTCAGAGCGGCCTACGACAGGATCATGAAGACGGGCGTCGTGCCGAAGGGCGGGATACTCGTTCAGGAGATGATAAAGGGACAGCGGGAGCTCGTTATAGGACTCACCCGCGATCCCCAGTTCGGCCCCTGCGTCATGTTCGGCCTCGGCGGAATATATACCGAGATCCTGAAGGATGTCTCGTTTCGGGTTGCGCCCCTCACGGAGTACGACGCAATGCAGATGATGGAAGAGATAAGTGCCAAGAAGATCCTCGATGAGTTCAGGGGAAAGCCTGCCGTAAATAAAAAGCTCCTCGCCGAGGCCCTCATCAGCGTCGGAAAGATAGGCCTGGAGCACGAGGCGGTGAAGGAGATAGATATAAATCCGTTAATCATCCTGGGAGACAAGCCGATCGCCGTAGACGCCCTCGTTATCCTTGGGAACGGAAAAGATAAGTAG
- a CDS encoding 3-keto-5-aminohexanoate cleavage protein, with protein sequence MNPDILTDKKVIITAAITGGIHGKPMNPNIPEQPEEQAQAALDCYNAGAAVLHLHVRGPDGFNTADLNIYNKALSLIGEKSPIIRQIGNGIGAYIDEKGEIRVANLDQRLGLLTISPQAEMHTINAGTFEFRTKYGSSTFENPLWFNEKYVTGLNEQGIGVEVEVYDISHIANIMELVEKGILKTPVHFSFVMGIMGGIPPDPRHIMTLLNEIPEGSTWQVITIGRYQLRMTVMAMTMGGNIRTGMEDNIYYSRGVLAESNAQLVERMVRIARDLGREPATVEEAKVMLGLK encoded by the coding sequence ATGAACCCGGACATCCTTACAGACAAAAAAGTTATTATAACAGCGGCCATAACCGGGGGGATCCACGGAAAGCCGATGAACCCGAACATCCCGGAGCAGCCGGAGGAGCAGGCCCAGGCGGCGCTCGACTGTTACAACGCTGGGGCGGCGGTGCTCCACCTCCACGTGAGGGGGCCGGACGGCTTCAACACGGCCGATCTGAACATATACAACAAGGCGCTCAGTCTGATCGGGGAGAAGTCTCCCATCATCCGCCAGATAGGAAACGGCATCGGCGCCTACATCGACGAGAAGGGAGAGATCAGGGTTGCCAACCTTGATCAGCGCCTCGGACTCCTCACCATTTCGCCCCAGGCGGAGATGCACACCATAAACGCGGGGACATTCGAGTTCAGGACAAAGTACGGCTCCAGCACGTTCGAAAATCCCCTCTGGTTCAACGAGAAGTACGTCACGGGCCTAAACGAGCAGGGGATAGGGGTCGAGGTGGAGGTCTACGACATAAGCCACATCGCAAACATCATGGAGCTTGTGGAGAAGGGGATACTGAAGACGCCCGTACACTTCAGCTTCGTCATGGGTATCATGGGGGGGATACCGCCCGACCCGAGACACATAATGACGCTCCTTAATGAAATTCCGGAAGGCTCCACCTGGCAGGTCATAACGATCGGGAGGTACCAGCTGAGGATGACGGTCATGGCGATGACCATGGGAGGAAACATCAGGACGGGGATGGAGGACAACATCTACTACTCCCGGGGGGTTTTGGCTGAGAGCAACGCCCAGCTCGTGGAAAGGATGGTGAGAATCGCAAGGGATCTCGGCAGGGAGCCGGCCACGGTGGAGGAGGCGAAGGTCATGCTCGGATTGAAGTAG
- a CDS encoding TldD/PmbA family protein, with protein sequence MSNFVNIDSGKILKAILKNGGEYADIYCQRSYATSIICEDDKIEKVISGRDLGVGLRLIKNHRTAYAYTNDTEEAALLSIADDLSGALSKAGNSPGDITLEALKPCFSQKIKIDPADVDIERKIGAVVEANEAARGEKQVSQVKVVYRDGTNEILTANSFGSVTNEKRTGSVFLAQVVVTDGESIQTGYEPIGGAVGFELFDERSPAEVALIAANRARLMLKADRAPGGTMTVVLSSEAGGTMIHEAVGHGLEADLASKKLSVYSGRLGEKVASELITVIDDSTIPNKRGSFLFDDEGTPSSKTILVDGGTLVSFMYDNLSAIREGKESTGNGRRESYRQKPIPRMTNTMIAPGKSDPKEILSSVNRGLLVKKMGGGQVNTVNGQFVFEVSEGYMIEGGVVGPPVRGAILTGSGPQVLMEIDMVGNDLGYGIGTCGKDGQGVPVSDAQPTLRIPSITLGGKV encoded by the coding sequence ATGAGTAATTTTGTCAATATAGATTCAGGAAAAATCCTGAAGGCCATTTTGAAAAACGGGGGCGAGTACGCGGACATCTATTGCCAGAGGAGCTACGCCACCTCGATAATCTGCGAAGACGACAAGATAGAAAAGGTCATCTCCGGAAGGGACTTAGGGGTGGGCCTGAGGCTCATCAAGAACCACAGGACGGCCTACGCCTACACCAACGATACGGAGGAGGCCGCTCTTCTTTCAATTGCGGACGACCTCTCCGGCGCACTATCAAAGGCAGGAAACTCCCCCGGGGACATTACGCTTGAGGCCCTTAAACCCTGCTTTTCCCAAAAGATAAAGATCGACCCCGCCGATGTGGATATAGAGAGGAAGATCGGGGCGGTGGTCGAGGCTAACGAGGCGGCGCGGGGCGAGAAGCAGGTCTCCCAGGTAAAGGTCGTCTACAGGGACGGCACGAATGAGATATTAACGGCGAACTCCTTTGGCAGCGTGACCAACGAGAAAAGAACAGGCTCCGTCTTTCTGGCCCAGGTCGTGGTTACGGACGGAGAGAGCATCCAGACCGGCTACGAGCCGATCGGCGGGGCGGTGGGCTTCGAGCTATTCGACGAGAGGTCGCCCGCGGAGGTGGCGCTCATCGCCGCGAACAGGGCCAGGCTTATGCTGAAGGCGGACCGCGCCCCAGGCGGCACGATGACCGTCGTCCTCTCCTCCGAGGCGGGGGGGACGATGATCCACGAGGCGGTGGGACACGGCCTCGAGGCGGACCTGGCGTCTAAGAAGCTCTCGGTCTACTCGGGGAGGCTCGGGGAAAAGGTCGCCTCCGAGCTGATCACGGTAATCGACGACTCCACCATCCCGAACAAGCGTGGGTCGTTTCTATTCGACGACGAGGGAACGCCCTCAAGCAAGACGATCCTCGTGGACGGGGGCACGCTCGTAAGCTTCATGTACGACAACCTCTCTGCGATAAGGGAGGGGAAAGAATCCACCGGAAACGGGAGGAGGGAGTCCTACAGGCAGAAGCCGATCCCGAGGATGACCAATACAATGATCGCTCCCGGGAAATCCGATCCGAAGGAGATACTGTCTTCGGTTAACAGGGGTCTCCTTGTAAAGAAGATGGGGGGCGGACAGGTCAACACAGTGAACGGCCAGTTCGTCTTTGAGGTTTCGGAGGGCTACATGATCGAGGGGGGAGTGGTGGGGCCGCCGGTTAGGGGGGCAATCCTCACAGGGAGCGGCCCACAGGTTCTGATGGAGATAGACATGGTCGGAAACGACCTCGGATACGGAATCGGCACCTGCGGGAAGGACGGACAGGGGGTGCCGGTCTCCGACGCCCAGCCTACCCTAAGGATTCCAAGCATCACGCTCGGGGGCAAAGTTTAA
- a CDS encoding NUDIX hydrolase: protein MTGEKTRRNPFPTVDIIIELEGREGAIVLIERKNPPHGWALPGGFVDWGESLEDAAVREALEETSLDVELMRQFHAYSLPDRDPRHHSITMVFIAQAKGEPRAADDAKNIGVFTENTLPSPIAFDHADILRDYFSGRY, encoded by the coding sequence ATGACCGGAGAGAAAACAAGGCGAAATCCCTTTCCGACGGTCGATATTATCATCGAGCTTGAGGGGAGGGAAGGGGCGATCGTCCTAATAGAGAGGAAAAACCCCCCCCACGGCTGGGCGCTCCCTGGCGGCTTTGTCGACTGGGGGGAGTCCCTTGAGGACGCGGCGGTTCGAGAGGCGCTGGAGGAAACTTCCCTCGATGTTGAGCTTATGAGGCAGTTTCACGCCTACTCTTTACCCGACAGGGACCCGAGGCACCACTCTATCACGATGGTTTTTATCGCCCAGGCTAAGGGGGAGCCGAGGGCCGCCGACGACGCAAAGAATATCGGCGTCTTCACCGAAAACACTTTACCCTCCCCCATCGCCTTCGACCACGCGGATATATTGAGGGACTATTTCTCCGGCAGATATTGA
- a CDS encoding LysE family transporter — protein MSMLEHVGIYAGIFVTSFIVALSGAIIPGPLLTVTITESAKKGSWVGPLLIVGHGILELVVVILILVGLGEFFKEDKILSGVAFIGSAVLLWMGIGMIRSVKTITLMGEEERLKNSSLSRFLKNPVLSGIVVSLVNPYWVIWWFTIGLAYTFMSMKFGALGIVTFFVGHILADFAWYTFISSSVSYGKKFFSDKVYRGVVGVCGVLMMFFSVYFFKAGFDYLLKI, from the coding sequence ATGTCTATGCTTGAACATGTCGGAATATATGCGGGGATTTTCGTAACCTCCTTTATAGTCGCCCTCTCCGGGGCAATAATCCCCGGGCCCCTCCTTACGGTCACGATAACCGAGAGCGCCAAGAAGGGGAGCTGGGTAGGTCCGCTCCTCATCGTCGGGCACGGAATACTGGAGCTCGTCGTCGTGATCTTGATCCTGGTTGGCCTCGGGGAATTTTTCAAGGAGGACAAAATCCTGTCCGGAGTGGCCTTCATCGGAAGCGCCGTTCTCCTCTGGATGGGGATCGGCATGATAAGGAGCGTAAAGACGATCACACTCATGGGAGAAGAGGAGAGGCTTAAGAATAGCAGTCTATCGAGGTTTCTGAAAAACCCAGTGCTGTCCGGGATTGTCGTCAGCCTCGTGAATCCCTACTGGGTCATATGGTGGTTTACTATCGGCCTTGCGTATACTTTTATGTCGATGAAGTTTGGCGCCCTGGGCATCGTCACCTTTTTCGTCGGACACATCCTCGCGGATTTTGCGTGGTACACCTTCATCTCGTCATCGGTAAGCTACGGGAAAAAGTTCTTTTCGGACAAGGTATACAGGGGGGTAGTCGGGGTGTGCGGCGTTTTGATGATGTTTTTTTCCGTCTACTTTTTCAAGGCGGGATTTGACTACCTGTTGAAGATATAA